One part of the Verrucomicrobiales bacterium genome encodes these proteins:
- a CDS encoding FIST C-terminal domain-containing protein, protein MQNEFSIAGYWTGDADEARFAAWCRDLCSKLHPHPVSLGLVFISPRYFSVAEKLLDILRVEARIPWLVGCSGNSLVSGEREIEEEAGISVGLFYFPDTQLEAIRFNQEQVEEWNGAGYWHLETGRTPETVQSWLVFADPFTLNSEVWLRQWNDAFPGVPILGGLASGDYAARKTQIYCNGKVYEDGGVALAFSGAVGMVGVISQGCTPIGEAWTITKTERNVILEIGNRPAYQVLFETLSALPASLQAVTRGNLFVGLAMNEYQDDFQRGDFLIRNILAADAETGAIAIGALPRPGQTLQFHRRDAEASSEDMTVTLRRSQNQLSGSRVLGGCLCSCNGRGYRLFGRVHHDAHRVQQAFGPLGLVGFFCNGELGPIAGKNYLHGYTASVALFVQHSA, encoded by the coding sequence TTGCAGAATGAGTTTTCCATCGCGGGCTATTGGACTGGAGACGCCGACGAGGCGCGGTTTGCGGCATGGTGCCGGGACCTGTGCTCGAAGCTTCACCCTCATCCGGTCAGCCTAGGACTGGTATTTATCTCGCCTCGCTATTTCTCGGTCGCCGAGAAACTCCTGGACATTCTGCGGGTTGAAGCGCGGATCCCGTGGCTGGTTGGCTGTTCTGGCAATAGCCTGGTTTCGGGAGAGCGCGAGATCGAGGAGGAGGCCGGCATTTCTGTCGGGTTGTTCTATTTTCCAGACACCCAGTTGGAAGCGATCCGCTTCAACCAAGAGCAAGTCGAGGAATGGAACGGCGCGGGCTACTGGCATCTGGAGACCGGACGGACCCCGGAAACAGTGCAGAGCTGGCTGGTATTTGCGGATCCCTTCACGTTGAATTCCGAGGTTTGGCTCCGACAGTGGAACGACGCATTTCCGGGGGTGCCGATCCTTGGCGGCTTAGCCAGCGGAGATTACGCCGCGCGAAAGACTCAAATCTATTGCAACGGCAAGGTCTACGAGGACGGGGGAGTCGCCCTCGCGTTCTCGGGAGCGGTGGGAATGGTTGGGGTTATCTCTCAGGGATGCACCCCCATCGGCGAGGCCTGGACGATCACGAAGACGGAGCGCAACGTGATCCTCGAGATCGGCAATCGGCCCGCCTACCAGGTCCTGTTCGAAACTCTAAGCGCTCTCCCAGCTTCCTTGCAGGCGGTGACCCGAGGCAATCTCTTCGTCGGGTTGGCGATGAACGAGTATCAGGACGACTTTCAGCGGGGGGACTTTCTGATTCGGAATATTTTGGCGGCGGATGCCGAAACGGGTGCGATCGCGATTGGCGCCCTGCCGCGGCCGGGGCAGACGCTGCAGTTTCATCGGCGTGATGCGGAGGCGAGCTCGGAGGATATGACCGTCACCCTGCGACGATCTCAGAATCAGCTCTCAGGATCGCGAGTCCTGGGCGGGTGCTTGTGCAGCTGCAATGGGCGCGGGTATCGACTCTTTGGCCGTGTGCATCACGACGCTCATCGGGTTCAGCAGGCTTTTGGTCCTCTGGGTTTGGTAGGCTTCTTTTGCAATGGCGAGTTGGGTCCTATCGCGGGCAAGAACTACCTTCATGGCTACACCGCTTCGGTGGCCTTGTTCGTTCAGCACTCCGCTTGA
- a CDS encoding HlyD family efflux transporter periplasmic adaptor subunit, with translation MDDKRPIPVPPAQRWREFRIQLLPFVVFIIVVVIIAMIWKQVVLPVSLTGEVSSVQYQVRSLVDGTLTELTVEPFTVVRKGEQIGSVLGMEPALVQAEMAVALADLELERLRTGMSVSRNLLEVTTLELEKQKIAAELEINRADVTLKKSEFETVKAQFEKKLVSKEFFDEKSIAYDKARTTVEQLAGQLTAYEGQLKGLREAASAPSALGQDQAIDKAIAAHTNQLAVLARPVPLIAPADGVVSLVSFRPGEKVRAGDPIVIVTSTNVTHIIGYIRQPVYRMPNVNDEVRVRTRRQDRSVASARVLKVAPQFEYLNPALVSPDNTRLEKALSVLVSLPAGMTLRPGEFVDLMFTGK, from the coding sequence ATGGACGACAAGCGCCCCATCCCTGTTCCCCCAGCTCAGCGCTGGCGTGAGTTCCGCATTCAACTGCTCCCCTTTGTGGTGTTCATCATTGTGGTGGTGATCATCGCCATGATCTGGAAGCAAGTGGTCCTGCCGGTGAGTTTGACTGGGGAGGTTTCCTCAGTTCAGTATCAAGTCAGGAGCTTGGTGGACGGCACGCTCACCGAGTTGACCGTGGAGCCATTCACGGTCGTGAGGAAGGGTGAGCAAATTGGCTCGGTCCTCGGCATGGAGCCCGCGTTGGTCCAGGCCGAGATGGCCGTAGCGCTGGCGGATTTGGAACTGGAGCGCCTGCGGACCGGCATGAGTGTTAGCCGCAATCTGCTCGAGGTGACCACCCTCGAGTTGGAGAAGCAGAAAATCGCTGCCGAACTGGAAATCAATCGGGCGGATGTGACCCTCAAGAAGTCCGAGTTTGAGACCGTCAAAGCCCAATTTGAAAAGAAGCTGGTCTCCAAGGAATTTTTCGACGAGAAGTCCATCGCCTATGACAAGGCGCGCACAACTGTCGAGCAGTTAGCGGGGCAGCTTACCGCTTACGAAGGCCAATTGAAGGGTTTGCGCGAGGCCGCTTCCGCACCCTCCGCCCTAGGGCAGGATCAGGCGATTGACAAAGCCATCGCTGCCCATACCAACCAGCTGGCGGTGTTGGCACGTCCCGTGCCCTTGATCGCTCCTGCGGACGGGGTTGTTAGCCTGGTGTCCTTCCGTCCCGGAGAAAAGGTCAGGGCGGGCGATCCGATCGTGATCGTGACCTCAACGAATGTAACTCATATCATCGGATACATCCGTCAGCCGGTCTATCGGATGCCCAACGTCAACGACGAGGTTCGGGTCCGGACACGGCGGCAGGATCGCTCGGTGGCGAGCGCGCGAGTGTTGAAGGTGGCTCCGCAGTTTGAGTATCTGAATCCGGCTCTGGTGTCGCCGGACAATACCCGTCTGGAGAAAGCACTTTCGGTGCTGGTGAGCCTTCCTGCTGGAATGACTCTGCGTCCAGGAGAGTTCGTCGACCTGATGTTTACGGGAAAATAG
- a CDS encoding DUF4956 domain-containing protein, translating into MLDWLLQGDYGSAPTNWPAVLLALLLAFACGHVIAWVYMHTHSGLSYSKSFVNALVLMPMIVALVMQVLSNNLVTAFGMMAVFAIVRFRNILRDTLDTTYILISLVIGMAAGTQKYSSAILGCALGAGVMLYLWYTSFGSRHRYDLIVNLHWAKSPKEMGELSSVLIRHSAKAHLASQRTHEGYEGTDLSYRLLLRDPSRSEELITELRQTQGISRVTSMQAEEESEI; encoded by the coding sequence ATGCTCGACTGGTTGCTTCAGGGCGATTACGGCTCCGCTCCTACAAATTGGCCGGCTGTTCTTTTGGCGCTTCTCCTCGCCTTCGCTTGTGGACATGTCATCGCGTGGGTTTACATGCACACGCATTCGGGATTGTCGTATTCCAAATCCTTTGTGAACGCATTGGTATTGATGCCGATGATTGTCGCATTGGTGATGCAGGTCTTGTCCAATAATCTGGTGACGGCGTTCGGGATGATGGCGGTTTTCGCGATCGTTCGGTTTCGTAACATTTTGCGGGACACCCTGGATACCACCTACATCCTGATCAGCCTGGTGATTGGGATGGCGGCGGGAACCCAGAAGTATTCGAGCGCGATCTTGGGCTGTGCCTTGGGTGCCGGCGTGATGCTCTATTTGTGGTACACTTCGTTCGGAAGTCGCCATCGGTATGATTTGATTGTCAACCTGCACTGGGCAAAGTCTCCCAAGGAAATGGGCGAGCTGAGCAGCGTCTTGATCAGGCACTCGGCAAAAGCTCACTTGGCCAGTCAGAGGACCCACGAAGGTTATGAAGGCACCGATCTCTCCTATCGGTTGCTGCTCCGGGATCCTTCCCGATCCGAGGAGTTGATCACGGAGTTGCGTCAGACTCAGGGCATCTCCCGGGTCACCAGCATGCAAGCGGAAGAAGAATCTGAAATCTAG
- a CDS encoding polyphosphate polymerase domain-containing protein: MSVDRMQAQRFEQKYLIDEDTALKVRDFVQAYLELDEYGEGKPNLSYPVHSLYLDNDDLRLARETINGNKNRFKLRIRFYNNNPDTPVFFEIKRRMNNCIMKQRGGVRHDAVEWLLAGHIPEYAHLVSKEPKQLISLQRFCELTQQICAKPKVHIAYLREAYVHPTNNSVRVTLDRVVRASYEPTARLSTEMKNPVIPFGRDVILELKFTNHFPSWFGELVRVFGCMQCGAAKYVEGAENLGFVRARQRSEALDDLTPDLGSANLSTIVLPKPPDLGTLSSTAR, translated from the coding sequence ATGTCGGTAGATCGGATGCAAGCTCAGCGGTTCGAGCAAAAGTATCTCATTGATGAGGATACGGCGCTCAAGGTTCGAGATTTTGTGCAGGCATATCTCGAGCTTGATGAGTATGGGGAAGGGAAGCCCAATCTCTCCTACCCGGTGCACAGCCTCTACCTGGACAACGACGATCTTCGGTTGGCTCGGGAGACCATCAACGGCAACAAGAACCGCTTTAAGCTTCGGATTCGTTTCTACAACAACAACCCGGACACGCCGGTTTTCTTTGAGATTAAGCGGCGGATGAACAACTGCATCATGAAACAGCGCGGGGGCGTGCGGCATGATGCGGTGGAGTGGCTGCTGGCCGGTCATATTCCCGAGTATGCCCATTTGGTGTCCAAAGAGCCCAAGCAGTTGATTTCTTTGCAGAGGTTCTGCGAGCTGACTCAGCAAATCTGCGCGAAGCCGAAGGTTCACATTGCCTACCTGCGTGAGGCCTATGTGCATCCCACCAATAACTCGGTTCGGGTGACCTTGGACCGCGTGGTGCGCGCGTCTTATGAGCCGACCGCCCGACTCTCCACGGAGATGAAGAACCCGGTGATCCCGTTTGGACGCGACGTGATTCTTGAGTTGAAGTTCACCAATCACTTCCCGAGTTGGTTTGGCGAATTAGTGAGGGTGTTTGGCTGCATGCAGTGTGGCGCGGCAAAATATGTGGAGGGTGCCGAGAACCTTGGGTTTGTGCGGGCCCGCCAACGCAGTGAAGCTCTGGATGACCTGACTCCGGATCTGGGTTCTGCAAATCTTTCTACAATCGTACTTCCCAAACCCCCAGATTTAGGCACTCTCTCCTCCACCGCGAGATAA
- a CDS encoding DUF2071 domain-containing protein, whose amino-acid sequence MGAFLTAEWRQLVMLNYEVDRALLEPLVPRGTVLDTYQGRAFVSVVGFLFLQTRVLGVSVPFHQDFEEVNLRFYVRRFAGDDWRRGVVFIKEIVPKAAIAATARLAYNERYVCHPMRHQVTTGGDGISASYEWKVQDRWNRVFARGEGNPRVVRPGTLDEFITEHYWGYTAQRDGSTLEYQVEHPSWRIWSAVESAFDCDVSAVYGDALVEPLSRPPASAFIADGSPVTVHGGRPTAD is encoded by the coding sequence ATGGGAGCCTTTTTGACAGCCGAGTGGAGGCAGTTGGTGATGCTGAATTACGAGGTGGACCGCGCGCTGCTGGAGCCACTGGTTCCGCGGGGCACGGTCCTGGACACGTATCAAGGCAGGGCCTTTGTGTCGGTGGTCGGATTTCTGTTCCTGCAGACCCGGGTGCTGGGCGTTTCGGTGCCCTTCCATCAGGATTTTGAAGAGGTGAACCTGCGCTTCTACGTGCGTCGTTTTGCGGGCGATGATTGGCGACGTGGGGTGGTGTTTATCAAGGAAATCGTCCCCAAGGCGGCGATTGCCGCCACCGCACGCCTGGCCTACAACGAGCGATATGTATGTCATCCGATGAGGCATCAAGTCACCACCGGGGGGGATGGGATATCGGCGTCGTACGAATGGAAGGTGCAAGATCGTTGGAATCGGGTGTTTGCGCGCGGGGAGGGGAACCCGCGTGTGGTTCGGCCTGGCACGCTCGATGAATTTATCACCGAGCACTATTGGGGATACACCGCTCAGAGGGACGGAAGCACTCTGGAGTATCAGGTCGAGCATCCCTCCTGGAGAATCTGGTCGGCGGTGGAGTCCGCCTTCGATTGTGATGTCTCGGCCGTGTATGGCGATGCGCTGGTGGAGCCCCTGTCGCGTCCGCCGGCTTCAGCCTTTATCGCGGACGGATCTCCGGTGACGGTCCATGGGGGACGGCCGACGGCAGACTGA
- a CDS encoding dihydrodipicolinate synthase family protein, which yields MNRDASGPLKHPLQRGVVPALWIPTDSCGRLLEQEFISIIKACVTWGADGLMVLGTTGEFPHLEVDQRKRVLEVAKANSGGLPIMANVSDLRPRVALELARHSKSLGLDALSLLPPYYYVLNPADQLEFFLRTAEAAALPVFLYNFPERVGYKIGLETIAAFADRAPLLGIKQSGADFAYHRDLVALGAEKGFSVITGSDTAIPEAVALGVSGVVSGLSNGVGDLVVKTFQQVRAGKSRAEIPEALMLNEVGGLLAKLEFPYNIAAVTLARGLPIGEFKILVSSESRSRFELLAEEYRRLFKAWKLV from the coding sequence ATGAATCGAGACGCATCCGGTCCTCTGAAGCATCCACTTCAACGCGGCGTGGTTCCGGCCCTATGGATCCCGACCGACAGCTGTGGACGGCTCCTGGAGCAGGAGTTCATTTCCATCATCAAGGCCTGTGTCACGTGGGGGGCGGATGGGTTGATGGTGCTGGGTACGACCGGAGAGTTTCCCCACTTGGAGGTGGATCAGCGCAAGCGTGTGTTGGAGGTGGCTAAGGCGAACTCAGGAGGCTTGCCGATCATGGCCAACGTGAGCGACCTGCGTCCCCGCGTCGCGCTGGAGCTGGCGCGCCATTCCAAATCTTTGGGTTTGGACGCCTTGTCCTTGCTCCCCCCGTACTACTACGTCCTGAACCCGGCCGATCAGTTGGAGTTTTTTCTGCGCACCGCCGAAGCGGCCGCGCTTCCGGTGTTCCTTTACAACTTCCCGGAGCGAGTCGGGTATAAGATCGGGCTCGAGACCATCGCGGCGTTCGCGGATCGGGCGCCGTTGTTGGGGATCAAGCAAAGCGGCGCTGACTTTGCTTACCATCGGGATTTGGTCGCATTAGGGGCTGAGAAAGGATTCTCCGTGATCACCGGGTCTGATACGGCGATACCCGAGGCGGTGGCATTGGGGGTTTCCGGAGTCGTGAGCGGTTTGTCCAACGGGGTGGGAGACTTGGTGGTGAAGACGTTTCAGCAGGTTCGAGCGGGCAAGTCGCGGGCTGAAATCCCGGAAGCGTTAATGCTTAACGAGGTGGGTGGGCTGCTGGCTAAACTTGAGTTCCCCTACAATATCGCCGCCGTCACGCTGGCTCGAGGCCTGCCCATCGGTGAGTTCAAGATCCTGGTGTCGTCGGAGAGCCGATCTCGCTTCGAGCTTTTGGCGGAGGAGTATCGCCGCCTTTTCAAGGCGTGGAAGCTCGTCTGA
- a CDS encoding Gfo/Idh/MocA family oxidoreductase: MNSLGIAIIGCGGITLQNHLPGLALCPDVKVSALCDTDPATLERARQQTGVAVTSTRYEDIVKRDDVQAVIIATPNFTHAPIALEAIRHGKHVLSEKPLALNAADALQMASEADRANVRHMTAFTYRFVPAMRYLAHLVKQGAIGQPYHYRSCRLQDWGTRNLGWRQVKKLAGTGELGDMLSHRIDFSHLLVGRMKRLVANTLIVHHQRQSAPSDLDDWVAILAEFANGATGVLESSKLASGRNESWRSLDYAEINGSEASYVFITGQWNKLQTGKVGGPGLETIEIPQEFYTWPGSPRDPGQGDPLVTFRYDQAWEFIDAIRNQRPCQPSFHEGAQAQVVMDAAVRSAETKQWVDLA; encoded by the coding sequence ATGAACTCACTCGGCATTGCCATCATCGGATGCGGCGGAATCACTCTGCAAAACCACCTCCCCGGACTCGCCCTGTGCCCGGATGTCAAAGTATCGGCGCTCTGCGATACCGATCCAGCCACCTTGGAACGCGCCCGCCAGCAGACCGGCGTTGCGGTCACCTCCACGCGCTACGAAGACATCGTCAAACGGGACGATGTCCAAGCCGTCATCATCGCCACCCCCAATTTCACACATGCTCCCATCGCGCTGGAAGCCATCCGCCACGGCAAACATGTGCTGTCAGAGAAACCGCTAGCGCTCAACGCGGCCGACGCCCTGCAGATGGCCAGTGAAGCCGACCGCGCAAACGTGCGCCACATGACGGCCTTCACTTACCGGTTCGTACCCGCCATGCGGTACCTCGCCCACTTGGTCAAACAAGGCGCGATCGGCCAGCCTTACCATTACCGCTCCTGCCGCCTGCAGGATTGGGGCACCCGCAACCTGGGCTGGCGCCAGGTCAAAAAGCTCGCCGGCACCGGAGAACTGGGCGACATGCTCTCGCATCGAATTGATTTTTCCCATCTCTTGGTGGGACGCATGAAGCGTCTGGTCGCCAACACCCTCATCGTCCACCATCAACGCCAATCAGCCCCCAGTGACCTCGACGATTGGGTGGCCATCCTGGCCGAGTTCGCGAACGGTGCCACCGGCGTTCTGGAAAGCAGCAAGCTGGCCAGCGGACGCAACGAAAGCTGGCGCAGTCTGGATTATGCGGAGATCAACGGCAGCGAGGCCTCCTATGTCTTCATCACCGGCCAATGGAACAAACTCCAAACCGGCAAGGTCGGCGGGCCGGGGCTCGAGACCATCGAGATCCCCCAGGAGTTCTACACTTGGCCTGGCTCACCCCGCGATCCCGGACAAGGGGACCCGTTGGTGACTTTCCGATACGACCAAGCCTGGGAATTCATCGACGCCATCCGAAACCAACGGCCCTGCCAACCCAGCTTCCACGAGGGAGCCCAGGCGCAGGTAGTCATGGATGCGGCCGTCCGGTCGGCCGAAACCAAGCAGTGGGTCGACCTGGCTTGA